A section of the Apium graveolens cultivar Ventura unplaced genomic scaffold, ASM990537v1 ctg7700, whole genome shotgun sequence genome encodes:
- the LOC141704304 gene encoding uncharacterized protein LOC141704304, with translation MKNPSPEYIDTIISAEIPDINVDHDAYNAVKKSMVHGSCGQANVSSPCMQQGKCTKFFPKKFNDTTTIGEDGYPAVERLPFHLPNEHTVIFEESRCIENVLNMPGIEKTNFTELLETNRKHEDARSLTYAEFPQHWVWNSKCKLWTKQKKGNAVGRIYFAHPSSGERFYMRMLLNFIKGSTSFECIRTINGVTYPTFKAACYALGLLDDDREWIDCLSEAAVWATGNELRNLFVTMLVFCQVSNVPELWKSHSTILSKEMLYLQRKRFQVPNLHLTQEQIESYALVEIEGIMQKLGKSLKDIDGMPQPDSSLTGHGGTGKTFLWNTITSKLRSESLIVLPVATSRLASLLLPNGRTTHSRFRIPLDITAESTCEIKHGTQLDKLLQKTSLIIWDEAPMTHKYRFEALDKTLRDLLSTRYDNSRSKPFGRLIVVCGGDFRQILPVIPQGERADIIDASLNPSYLWLHFEIFELKQNMRLHREGIEEIEAEKIASFDRWLLQIGDGSLYENPAQELIRISPELCSPTTENPMEGIVGEVYPSLLENYKDIAYIKERAILTPKNETVHELNDFLMNMIPGEGRTYLSSDSVCKEGTPIMLLRNLNQSTGLCNGTRLIVTRLGKWSIRGDIISGAKVGQNVTIPRIIMSPKESKWPFKLNRRQLPVAPCFAMTINKSQGQSLNRVGLYLSSQVFTHGQVYVALSRVTGIEGLIIVNADTEVKDQALIKNIVYK, from the exons ATGAAAAATCCTTCTCCAGAATATATTGACACCATAATAAGCGCAGAGATACCGGATATCAATGTCGACCATGATGCCTATAACGCGGTCAAGAAATCTATGGTTCACGGGTCGTGTGGTCAAGCCAATGTATCCTCTCCTTGTATGCAACAGGGAAAATGCACCAAATTTTTCCCAAAGAAATTTAATGACACCACCACAATTGGAGAAGATGG GTACCCAGCAGTTGAGCGATTACCTTTTCACCTGCCCAATGAGCATACTGTTATATTTGAGGAAAGCAGGTGCATTGAAAATGTGCTCAATATGCCCGGAATAGAAAAAACAAATTTCACGGAATTGTTGGAGACAAACAGGAAGCATGAGGATGCCCGCAGTCTTACTTATGCAGAATTCCCCCAACACTGGGTTTGGAATTCCAAGTGTAAATTATGGACCAAGCAGAAAAAGGGGAATGCAGTTGGTAGAATTTACTTTGCACATCCGTCAAGTGGAGAACGTTTCTATATGCGCATGctcctaaattttataaaaggGAGCACATCATTTGAGTGCATTAGAACGATAAATGGTGTGACATATCCCACTTTCAAAGCTGCATGTTATGCTTTAGGATTATTGGATGATGACAGAGAATGGATAGATTGCTTATCTGAGGCCGCAGTTTGGGCAACAGGAAATGAGTTACGCAATCTCTTTGTCACAATGCTCGTCTTTTGCCAAGTTTCCAATGTACCAGAACTTTGGAAAAGTCATTCAACAATACTCTCGAAAGAAATGCTTTACTTGCAAAGAAAAAGGTTTCAGGTACCTAACCTACATCTAACACAAGAACAAATTGAGTCATATGCACTGGTTGAAATTGAAGGTATTATGCAAAAATTAGGCAAGAGCCTAAAGGACATAGATGGAATGCCACAACCAGATTCTTCACTCAC TGGTCATGGTGGCACAGGAAAAACATTCTTATGGAATACAATCACTTCTAAATTAAGATCAGAGTCGCTGATAGTCCTTCCTGTTGCTACTTCAAGGTTAGCATCGTTGTTACTACCGAATGGTCGGACAACACACTCCCGATTTCGCATCCCATTGGACATAACAGCTGAATCTACATGTGAGATTAAACATGGTACGCAATTAGACAAACTTCTTCAAAAAACTTCTCTTATTATTTGGGATGAGGCACCAATGACCCACAAATATCGTTTTGAAGCTCTAGACAAGACCTTAAGAGACTTGCTAAGCACACGGTATGATAATAGTCGATCTAAGCCCTTTGGACGCCTTATAGTCGTGTGTGGTGGGGATTTTCGCCAGATTCTACCTGTTATCCCGCAAGGTGAACGTGCAGATATTATTGATGCCTCACTAAACCCATCTTACCTTTGGCTtcattttgaaatttttgagcTGAAACAAAATATGAGGCTCCACAGGGAAGGGATTGAAGAAATAGAAGCCGAGAAAATAGCATCATTTGATAGATGGCTCTTGCAGATCGGAGATGGTTCCCTATACGAAAATCCAGCACAGGAACTGATAAGAATTTCACCAGAGTTGTGCAGCCCAACAACCGAGAATCCAATGGAAGGCATTGTCGGCGAAGTCTACCCTTCTTTGCTGGAAAATTATAAGGATATTGCATACATAAAAGAACGTGCTATATTGACACCAAAAAATGAAACAGTCCATGAATTGAATGACTTTCTAATGAACATGATACCGGGAGAAGGAAGAACATATCTAAGCTCCGATAGTGTGTGCAAG GAAGGAACCCCCATCATGCTTCTCAGAAACTTAAATCAATCTACGGGTCTTTGTAATGGCACACGACTAATAGTCACCCGTCTAGGCAAGTGGTCTATTCGAGGAGACATAATTTCTGGAGCAAAAGTTGGTCAAAATGTTACCATTCCACGAATCATCATGTCTCCGAAAGAATCAAAATGGCCGTTTAAACTTAATAGGCGTCAACTACCAGTGGCACCATGTTTCGCAATGACAATTAATAAAAGTCAGGGTCAGTCTTTAAACCGTGTAGGTCTGTACCTTTCTAGCCAGGTATTCACCCATGGACAGGTGTATGTGGCTCTGTCAAGGGTCACTGGAATAGAAGGCTTGATCATTGTcaatgctgatactgaggtgaAGGACCAGGCTCTAATAAAAAACATTGTTTACAAATAG